A window from Caulobacter sp. X encodes these proteins:
- the murJ gene encoding murein biosynthesis integral membrane protein MurJ, with amino-acid sequence MTDAANPAPAEQPKAPKKGGLLKSSAIYSGLTLVSRFMGFARDLAVSYRMGASATPAADAYNAALAFPNLFRRFFAEGAFAAAFVPAYAKSLQRDGEETADILAADAMATLAASTIVITVVCQLAMPWLMMLISPGFGWGTEKYKLAVLLTQITMPYLPCMAIVAHLSGVLNARDRFILSAGAPILLNIFTLAFILPQNTAIDAARWGSIGVVAAGVAQAALLTWGVNKSGAKVHWRLPRLTPEVRELIGKAIPGALAASATQVNIFISGNLASHVPGGRTWLATADRLYQLPLGLVGVAIGVALLPRLSRAVNSGDREDAQSAMDQGITLAMALTLPAAAALVAMPGFLSDGLYTRGQFTAFDASQTAAALFFYGLGTPAFVLQQLYSRAFFARGDTKSPMRFALVSVAVNIGLGVLLFNLIGVKGIAAATAVASWTNVAQMAVVLGRKGHYGPSAQTWSRLSRILLASLGMGALMAAASHYRDLIEAPLRSLGLTGHAIGAKEFALALTCLAGVAVYPPLLFLFGGVKPAELKAALRRGKA; translated from the coding sequence GTGACCGACGCCGCCAATCCCGCCCCCGCCGAACAGCCAAAAGCCCCCAAGAAGGGCGGTCTGCTGAAGTCCTCGGCGATCTATTCGGGCCTGACCCTGGTCAGCCGGTTCATGGGCTTCGCGCGCGATCTGGCCGTCTCGTACCGGATGGGCGCCAGCGCCACGCCGGCGGCCGACGCCTACAACGCCGCCCTGGCGTTCCCGAACCTGTTTCGCCGCTTCTTCGCGGAGGGCGCCTTCGCCGCGGCCTTCGTGCCCGCCTACGCCAAGTCGCTGCAGCGCGACGGCGAGGAGACCGCCGACATCCTGGCCGCCGACGCCATGGCGACCCTTGCGGCCTCGACCATCGTCATCACCGTCGTCTGCCAGCTGGCCATGCCGTGGTTGATGATGCTGATCAGCCCGGGCTTTGGCTGGGGCACCGAGAAGTACAAGCTGGCGGTGCTGCTGACCCAGATCACCATGCCCTACCTGCCGTGCATGGCGATCGTGGCGCACCTGTCGGGCGTGCTGAACGCCCGCGACCGCTTCATCCTGTCGGCCGGCGCGCCGATCCTGCTGAACATCTTCACCCTGGCCTTCATCCTGCCGCAGAACACCGCGATCGACGCGGCCCGCTGGGGCTCGATCGGCGTGGTCGCAGCCGGCGTGGCGCAAGCGGCCCTGCTGACCTGGGGCGTCAACAAGTCCGGCGCCAAGGTCCACTGGCGGCTGCCGCGCCTGACGCCGGAGGTGCGCGAGCTGATCGGCAAGGCCATTCCCGGCGCCCTGGCGGCCAGCGCCACCCAGGTCAACATCTTCATCTCCGGGAACCTGGCCAGCCACGTGCCCGGCGGCCGGACCTGGCTGGCGACGGCCGATCGCCTTTACCAGCTCCCGCTGGGCCTGGTGGGCGTGGCCATCGGCGTCGCCCTGCTGCCGCGCCTGTCGCGGGCGGTGAACTCCGGCGATCGCGAGGACGCGCAGAGCGCCATGGACCAGGGCATCACCCTCGCCATGGCCCTGACGCTGCCGGCGGCCGCGGCCTTGGTCGCCATGCCGGGCTTCCTGTCGGACGGCCTCTACACCCGGGGCCAGTTCACGGCCTTCGACGCCAGCCAGACGGCGGCGGCGCTGTTCTTCTACGGCCTGGGCACGCCGGCCTTCGTGCTGCAGCAGCTCTATTCGCGGGCCTTCTTCGCGCGCGGCGACACCAAGAGCCCGATGCGTTTCGCCCTGGTCTCGGTGGCGGTGAACATCGGCTTGGGCGTCCTGCTGTTCAATCTGATCGGCGTGAAGGGCATCGCCGCCGCCACCGCGGTGGCCTCGTGGACCAATGTCGCCCAGATGGCGGTGGTTCTGGGTCGCAAAGGCCACTACGGCCCCTCGGCCCAGACCTGGTCGCGCCTGTCGCGCATCCTGCTGGCCAGCCTGGGCATGGGCGCGCTGATGGCGGCGGCCTCGCACTATCGCGACCTGATCGAGGCGCCGCTGCGGAGCCTGGGCCTGACCGGCCACGCGATCGGCGCCAAGGAGTTCGCCCTCGCGCTCACCTGCTTGGCCGGCGTGGCGGTCTATCCGCCGCTGCTGTTCCTGTTCGGCGGGGTCAAGCCGGCCGAGCTGAAGGCGGCCTTAAGGAGGGGCAAGGCTTGA
- a CDS encoding thioredoxin domain-containing protein, giving the protein MRRLALAAALLASLALSACNKTPAPGALADDMSLGNKDAKVTVVEYASVGCPVCAKWQSEVYPAFKAKYIDTGKVHYVFREMLVGQGPELTIATAGFLTARCAGKDKYFPVVDAVFASQPGVFDTPRETLLEIAKSSGMTEDQFTKCVTDEAQLKALNERVERNARDHGVDATPTFEINGRKMEPGYHSLAEIDAAIEAAGK; this is encoded by the coding sequence ATGCGCCGTCTCGCCCTCGCCGCCGCCCTGCTCGCCAGCCTGGCCCTGTCCGCCTGCAACAAGACGCCCGCGCCGGGCGCTCTGGCCGACGACATGAGCCTGGGGAACAAGGACGCCAAGGTCACGGTGGTCGAGTACGCCTCGGTCGGCTGCCCGGTCTGCGCCAAGTGGCAGTCGGAGGTCTATCCGGCTTTCAAGGCCAAATATATCGACACCGGCAAGGTGCATTACGTGTTCCGCGAGATGCTGGTCGGCCAGGGTCCGGAGCTGACGATCGCCACGGCAGGTTTTCTGACGGCCCGCTGCGCCGGCAAGGACAAGTACTTCCCGGTCGTCGACGCGGTGTTCGCCAGCCAGCCGGGCGTGTTCGACACCCCCCGCGAGACCCTGCTCGAGATCGCCAAGTCGTCGGGCATGACCGAGGACCAGTTCACCAAGTGCGTGACCGACGAGGCCCAGCTGAAGGCTCTGAACGAACGGGTCGAGCGCAACGCCCGGGATCATGGCGTCGACGCCACCCCGACCTTCGAGATCAACGGCCGCAAGATGGAGCCGGGCTATCACTCGCTGGCCGAGATCGACGCGGCGATCGAAGCCGCCGGCAAGTAG